The Pseudomonadota bacterium nucleotide sequence AGCTGAGCCGATGCCGCGGGTAAGATCTCGCTACGGAGCTGAAGCTAGAGCTAGCACTCTTCGCAATCCTAGTCTTTGTATCCACGTTTGCTGTTGCTACCGTCAAACGCCACTCTAAGAGGGTTTTTTCGGTCAGCTATTGAGCCAATGAGGTGTACTCTTTTTCGCGCGGATCCAGTCGTGACTAGGTACGATCTGCGTATTCCCGGGTCATGATGCTCTTGATGGCGTCAGGAAGCTCGTCGAAGGTCGGTGTCTTGATACCGGTCTTGTGGTTGAGGATCTGAGTTTCCTCCGAACCGCCGTAGCTCTTTGCCCAGGCATAGAGTCCTTTTCTGCCGACGCCGGCAAAGCTGTAGCGCGCGGTTGCTGCGGCGGTGGTCTCGTCCATCAGCTCGTCGAGCGGCGTCGCCCAGGACGACATGTCGACCTGGGGCTGGTGTGGCCCCTCCGTTTTGGGGCCACCCTTGGCCAGAAAAACGACATCCGGCCCCAGCCGCAGATAGGGCAGGGTAGGTCCGGCCTCCACGGTCGAGTTGGTTTTTCCCTTGTCGATTCGTCCTTCTTTGCCCGTCAGCAGATCCATTTTGACGCTGGCGGCAAACAAGGTGTCGGGCACGTACAGCGTCTCACCCGTTTCGGCAACATTGATGGTCCGTTTCGGTGCGAGCGTGTTGGGATCGACGGCGACCCGTGTGAACACCGAATGGGTGATCACCTCCGAAGGCTCTCCCGAGCGTTCGTCGGTTTTCGCCAGTTCAATAAACGAATACCAATACTGAAGCTCATTGACCAGGGTCTTCGCCGGCTTTCCCGGCGGACAGATCAGCGATCGGCTCATGCGAAGGACATGACTCTTGGACCCATCGAGACTGAAAATAGACTTGAGCCGCGCCCGCGCCAGCTGCGCCGGGTCATCGAGGTCAAAGTCGCCGCGCTGCTTGAAAATCGCGCGAGGCTTTGAAAAGGCCTCCTCCGGCAGGTCTTTCATCAGCCCTTTGGGCGTAAAAGGCTCGGGCGAGTGGTCAGAGGCCAGGACAGGCTGTGCGAGGAGGCCCAGCCCAACAGTGCCAAAAACGCGCAGCATGCTGCGTCGAGAAAGATCGTCAGATGGAAGCGGCATAGGCTGAGTCCTCAGTTAAGTCGGGAATGGTGTCAGCGGGCGGCTGGTCCGGTCCAAAAATTTCGCAGAGCCGCGTTGAGCTCGGTTGGACTTTCTAACGGCAGTAGCCTTCCCGCCGTTTTGAATTGCACGACGCGCGCATCAGGAAACCGATTGGACATACGCGCAACGTCCTCCGGCGTAAAGACAATATCCGCGGTACCCACCGGCAGTAGTACCGGTACTTTGACCTTCCCCGGCAAATCGGGACGTCCCTCGGTGAGGCCCGTGCCGGCGAAAAAGGCGACAAACATCTCGGTTCGGGTATCGAGGATCATCTGCTTGTAGCGGGCGCGAGCGTGCAGGCTGTTGACCGGCCCGTCGATATACTCGTCGAACCTTCGGAACAGAACATCTTTACCCTCAACCACAACGAGGCGGGCCAGCTCCTGCTGATAGCGTTTGTAGGCCGGGTTCGATCCGAGATCAAAATTTCCACTGATGAGCGTGACGCTGGCGACCCGGTCGGGGATGCGCTCGTAAACCAGCCCGGCGATAAACGCCGTAGCGCTCATCCCGACCAGGTCAATCTTGTCCTCAACGCCGATTGCGTCGAGAAAGGTGACGATATCGTCGGCATACCGGTAGTAGTCGAGTGGGAGGTCTGTGACGGGTTCGGAGCGACCCCAGCCCCGCAGGTCTGGCGCAATGACCCGGCGAATATCCGATAGCCCGTTGAGCTGATCAAGCCAGAGTGCGGAGTGCAGAAAAAAACCGTGCAGCAGGACTGCCGGGGGACCCGATCCTTTGGATCGATAGCCCCACATCGCGTCTCCCACGGGTACCGAGAATAGTCCGTCCGGACCTGCAGTCTCTCGGTTTGCTGCTAAAGCCGCGGTGGTCGCGAGGGCAAAACAAAAAAGGAAACTGACCGCCAGCCAAGATCGCGCGCTTAGGTATTGGATCGTCCGAGCCATCGGCGACCAGTCCTCTAGGCGCTCTTGCGCACGCGGCGGAAGTTTCGAAGGTTGCCGTCTTCACTGATCGCAAGGCCGATGCCCCGCGTTGGACCGGCGGTGTTCGTCCGCACCGAGAAACCGTAGTAGTACATATAGATGGCGCCGCTGGGATGCACCGTTAGCTGCGGGTAAGAAACGCCACCGCTGTCGAAGCGGTCGTAGTTGCCCATATGAAAAATCGGCTCGTCATAAAGCCGCGTCCAGGTCAGCGCGTCGTCGGACACGGCCGCGCCGATCATTCTTGGATAACCCGCCACGCGTCCATCCAGCGCCGTGTACACCATCAGCCAGCGCGGCCCTGACGAATCTGGATTGGGGATGATATGGCGCGTGTTAGAACCGGCAAGCTCCCACCGGGCCGGTTCCTGTGTCCATTTGATCGGCCCCAGACGGGTCCAGTTTTTTAGATCCTTGGACTCAGCAACCAAAGTCTCCCAATAGCCAGCGGTGGCGGAAATGCTGGCGTAGTACATGAGGAACCGATCGCCGTCGTGGATGCCGTTGGGGAATGCACCATAAACATCGTCGTCGATATCAACCGATGCACCGCCGGTTGCCGTGCCACGGATGCGCTCCCAGTGAATGCCGTCTTTGCTGCGCGCGACGCCCGGTCGGCATCGATAGCCTTTGTGCTGGTAGCTGTTCGGCGCCTGATAGCCCCCCAGGTCGCCAGGGATCGTCGAGTCACCGCCGAAGTACCAGAGCAGCCATTCGCCGTTGTGGTAGGTGACGTCACCGCTCGCGACGTGCGTCGCATCAAAATCGTCGGGGTTGTCGCTCCACTCCATGACGGCACCGCCGGTCAACGGACCCTTGAAGCGTGTCCAGCTGATCCCGTCGTCGGACTTGGCCACGGCAATCCGGCCCGTGCCGAAGAGCGGGGCGACGTCCTCGGGGAAATTGTTGTCCCGCGCGTAGTACCACATCCACCACTTCCGGTCTTGTTCATGCCACCGCACAACGGCGCCGCCGTTTTTGGCCTCGTCGCACCAACCCTCCGGGCCTTTCCCAAGGATGAAGCCGGGATCGGTGAGTGGCGCTGATCTGGCGAATGCGTTTCGACCTGGCAAAACGGAGGCAAGTCCGACAGCGGCCGCGCCGCGAAGGAATGGTCGCCGACCCATGCCCATCAGAGACGACCCTCGTCCAGGTCCAAACGCTTCGTCTTGCGGTCTAGACAGAAATTCCGAAGACCGTCTCGCTGAGTTGTCCGCATGGGGCCCACCGGCAGGTTGCTGGGAGAGAAGGCCTCATCCTGCGGTGAGCCGCTTGCCCTGCCCAATTGAAATGACGAATGGGCTCATAACGGGAAGTCATAATCGCGCCGAACGCAGCGCTTTCGACTTGTTTAGGTGCAGGGCTGTGCCTGTCGCAGCCGGAGAAGAAGGGTGTCTACCTTTGGGTGGGATTCCACGGGCGCCAGGTAGAGTAAGCCAGGTCCACCATGGCGTTTCAGCGTGCAGACCGTGTCTGCTGGAGGCGCTACGGTTCGCTCACCCAGTCGTTCGAGTAAGTCGCTCAGCTGACCGGGGTGGGCGATGACCACACCATGGAGGTAGGGGTGGTTGGCCAGAATGGAGTTCCCGAGGTCCTCTTCCACGTCCAGCGTCCACAGACTTCGGTTGCCAATTGACCGCCGAAGCTCCCGCATCAGACTTTCGAGCTGGCTATCTCCGACAACCGCAACGGTGACCGCCAGGCGTTGCTCAAGACTGTCCAAGCTGGCATCGAGCTTATTGAGCACCCGGTCGAAGTACCGATCAACAAAGGGCTGATCCATCGCAACACCCTCGGAAAGATATTGCTCCACCAGGTCCACCATCAGCTTGGCGGACTGATCGATCTGTGGATCGTTATAAAAAGACAAGGGTGCGTCAGCGTAGACTTTGTAGCCAACGTCGCCGCGCAGCCGCTTTTCGAGCACCCCGTTACCGATCGCGGTTGCCAGCGCCTCGTCCATCAGCCCCAGCGCTACGGACGCGTTTGCCGATTCAGCTTTCATGGCGCCCTTGAGGCGCAGCTGATGCCAGTTTGGGGGCGCCAAACTGTAAAGGTAATGGGCAAGCTCGTGAACTACGACGCCAATACGGTGTTGAGCGGTTTCCCCGGAAACCACCTCAACTACGCTGTGCTGCTGAATCTGCTGACCGCGGCTCGGGCTGTCATGCGGTGGCCGGAACATCAGGTTTAAGGTCAGTCCTTCGATGACCGAAGCGTTTTGAACGCCGTAAAAGGCTACGGCCGCCCCGACCGTCGAGTTGATCTCACTCGCAAGCAGCGCGTTTAACTCCTTCTTGACCGCAGTCATTGGTGCGACCGCATCACGTGCCCACCATTGCTGAAATGCGGGTTCGAAATGACTGACAATTTCGGTCATCCGCGCCGCGTCCGGGGTTGTCATCACCAGCATCAGCCGTTCCCGCAAGCCGTCCAGCGAGTCGCTCATGAAAGAGGCCGTTCGAAGGCGCTGTGAGAGGTCAAAATAACTGGCCGGGTCAGGCCCCATGTCAGGAATTGGCAATCCTAATAGCGCTGGGGAGGGTCGCTCACCCCTCAGCCACACGCTCGTGCCGTAGCGGTTGCTGATGGCAGCAAATTCCGTCAGCAGCCGGTTGGCCTCAGCATCAAGCCAACCTTGCTCAGTCCATAACTCTTCGTAAGCGGGCTGGCTGCAGTGACCGCCATCGACCAGGCAGCCCAGCTGGTAATACAGGTTGGCCACCGGTGAAACCCGAATGGTCAGAGCCGTTTCCTGACTTTTCGCGACAGGAAATGCCAGCAGCGCAAACACCGCGCCAAGTAGGGACAAAGTTTTCATACCTGCCTAGATGTTTTTTGAGCAAAGAAGGTCACAAGATAATAAGCAAAAAAAGTGGTTGCTTGACCGTTGGTTGGCTGCGCAATCGCCGCCTAGGGCTTTTGTGGCGCATGGGGAATACGAGTCAATCGCCGGAGCGCCTCTTCTGGGGGTGTTTTCCCCACAATTTGCATCACGGCTGCTTCCAGGACTTCGTCGCGCGCGTTGCGAATGCCACGTACCGTCGGTTTGATGGATATGTCGGGAACGATGCCTATTTGCTGGGTCGGGGTCTTGTCTGGATAGAAGACGCCGATGCCGCTGATAAAGGTTCTGTGGTTACCGGGCAGCGAAATCGGAGACATATTCCCGTCTGCGCCAGCGGTCTGGCTGCCGATTACCACGGCGTCGGGCGCCGCTCGGAAAGCCATGGCTGTATATTCGGCCTGACTTTGGCTGGTCTCATCGACCAAGATGACCACTTTGCCGCCAAAAAAGGGACTCGCGGGCTTCAATTCCAGCGGTTCCGTCCAGCGAAAAGTACCGGGCGATTCCAAATCACCATGAGTAAATCTCACAAACGGCGTAGCTTTTTCGACAAGGTGTTGGCCCAGGGCAAACACCACAAATTCAGCGGGGTAATTGCGAATGTCGATGATCAATCCGCGAGCCCCGTCGATAGTTTCAAGATATGTCGGTATCTGTTGCTTCGATATAGCGGAAAGCTTCAGGTAAGCGATGCCGTCCGACAGCAGCTGCAGCGCATCACCGTCGCGATCGTGAGTCCATGGTCGACCCAAGTCCTGAGGCACGCGCTCGAGCGTCAGATCCATCTGCCTGCCATCACGGTCAATCTGAACTTCAACCGACTTTTCTGCCCCTCTGAGCAGATAGCGATAGGCCTCGCGGAGCAGCGTCGCCTCGTTGGACACGCCGAGGTAAGGCGTCCAGTTTTTGACCAGTTCCCCGGTTGGTGTGCCGTCGACCGTAAGAATGATATCGCCGTAACGTAGTCCGTCCGGACCGATCGCCTCGCCCGAGTCGGACACCTCGGACTCATAAGTCCGCCAAACGACTGGCAGTCCCTCAA carries:
- a CDS encoding alpha/beta hydrolase, with product MARTIQYLSARSWLAVSFLFCFALATTAALAANRETAGPDGLFSVPVGDAMWGYRSKGSGPPAVLLHGFFLHSALWLDQLNGLSDIRRVIAPDLRGWGRSEPVTDLPLDYYRYADDIVTFLDAIGVEDKIDLVGMSATAFIAGLVYERIPDRVASVTLISGNFDLGSNPAYKRYQQELARLVVVEGKDVLFRRFDEYIDGPVNSLHARARYKQMILDTRTEMFVAFFAGTGLTEGRPDLPGKVKVPVLLPVGTADIVFTPEDVARMSNRFPDARVVQFKTAGRLLPLESPTELNAALRNFWTGPAAR
- a CDS encoding S41 family peptidase; this translates as MSRLVFLFCALVLSASSAKGNEPVGDPHEFSATPEITPQSIENLFLLGKVWGYLKYHHPNVIAGCFKWDEKLFGVVDETVAASSREEASEVLVDWLKRIDGPQDGCGTASTGAEHYSVDDNWLTDNSLLSPELATAIAPRTGPREQVNSQHYVSLAEGVRNPVFKFEDGYSDVEHLDWRYRMLALFRFWNIIEYWSPYRNLIGADWDGVLRDSIPRFVRAEDDDQYALELMALIARIRDSHSNLWSAFDQRPPAGTLDVPAHIRPVEGLPVVWRTYESEVSDSGEAIGPDGLRYGDIILTVDGTPTGELVKNWTPYLGVSNEATLLREAYRYLLRGAEKSVEVQIDRDGRQMDLTLERVPQDLGRPWTHDRDGDALQLLSDGIAYLKLSAISKQQIPTYLETIDGARGLIIDIRNYPAEFVVFALGQHLVEKATPFVRFTHGDLESPGTFRWTEPLELKPASPFFGGKVVILVDETSQSQAEYTAMAFRAAPDAVVIGSQTAGADGNMSPISLPGNHRTFISGIGVFYPDKTPTQQIGIVPDISIKPTVRGIRNARDEVLEAAVMQIVGKTPPEEALRRLTRIPHAPQKP